A segment of the Solanum lycopersicum chromosome 9, SLM_r2.1 genome:
CCCATATTGTTTTCTCTTTTACTATGATCACCGCCTCGAGAATTATCAAATCGTCTTTTGCCTTTTTCACGCCCACACACATTAtcatgttattgttattttattttatttcagacTGGCCATGTGCTTACCTCGTGTGCCTCCGGTAATGGAGCACTTCCACAGGACGAGCTTCTTGATTTTTCATCAAAAGGTCATATGTTGCTCAACCATCAGAAGGAATAagattaattaagaaaaaattttaaaacctttTTCACGGTATTACTACTGCAATATCATATTGGAGGCATGGAAAGTAGTTAGTATTTTTTTGCAACctgtcctcatcttttataacTTCTCCGCATAATTTTAATTGGGAAATAATTCTAAATACAACAGAATTATACTCAATTgtgattttataatattgaaaCTATAAGTGAATGCACTCATAACGAGCCTTTGACAATATCGTTGCCTTGAGGTGGTCATACTTTCAAACTTATCCACAATTCAAATGAATCTTTCACTGTTAGCTATTCAACCTTCAAGCTTTCACCAAGATGATGACGAAAGAAAATCATAGCCTTCGCTTTATCTAGACTTGATGCTTTATTTCCTTCAATTATACAATCACCAAACTCTTACCGGTAAGGTGAATTTCAACATCGgtatttatgataaataattctTTCCAGAAATGTCAAGTATCACAAATTCAagttttgacaaatttgacatcATGAAAACTATCATAAAGTAGTTCAGTCAATAACATGATGATTTCTCTATAATAAAAGATAAACGTTACAAAAACACGTGAACTCATAAAGTATGAAACGGTAGATTTAATATATgttctaattatattttaatatttatttctagTTTCAATAGTTATTAACATCAAAGTTTTGTAAGTTTTTCAagtcatatttaatataatactaCTCTCTGTATGACATACAAATATTTATCTTAAACTtatgagaagaaaatatttacaaGTCTTCTATCTAGTATGTTATCATATTTTCTActatttaatttagagttattAGTTAGTAGCatataaacaacataaaattataaaccAGAAACATATTGATTATTATTCctagtaaaatattataataataccTAAAGCAAGTTATATATGCAGTAATTAAGTTACAGATCAAAGATttatgcaatttcgattaaagaTGTTATAAACACATGAATGAATACCTAACTCTAAAATAAAGTTGATTAACTTTTAggaattaattttgaattaagtAGGTCAGTTGGATAGAGATTCGTGCTAATAACGTGTTGTAAAATGAGAGCAAAATTATACTAAACAAAAAAGGTAGACAAAGGCTCAAGAAAAGTATAGAGtagagactttttttttttaatctcttcAAGTTATTGTCTTTCACAAGGATGAAACATAGTCTTTTATAGGATGAAGAAATCACCCGTTTACAATGTTAAGCAAAGACATTAGAAGCTCTTTAAGGGATACATAAATGAGACATTATGTTAGGTatagaattaaaagaaatattcatacaattaaacaaatttataacaattatgttattatcttattgaaataaataattttttattagcgCAAATTGCAACcccgaaaaatattttctcttagGTGTCGTTTGGTACAAAAACGAATAATGCAAggattagtaatgcagggaTTAGCAATacagagattatttttttatcaagtgtttggttcattgtttcttatctaattttgtgtgtggtttaaaagttttttttaaaaaaaactttccaATTATACCCTAGAGTTATTATGAGATTTTGTATTTGATGTAATCGAGTCAAAGTAGATAATTAACGGagaattttttataacatttttaactagttaggaggataaaatttttattgtcatgttcactattttctcacttaaattatttgagagtaaataattgtcatcttaataaaAACTCAAAAGGTCACACAGCTGTAATGATTATAGAGAGAATTTAttgaactttgttttgtatcaataaattttaaaaaactctttattataaaataaaataaaaatataaaaataaattaaactatttttacgtgtaatgtttaatgaattttcattaagagacaatattttacatatgaattgttcttaaattcatacatcaacactAACATATTAGtcggattataatattttatattaataataaatagattaagtaattcatattttagaaacaaaaaattatatctaaataataatatttataagctaatttatttaaataactttattagtataaatataaaatataaaatataaaatcaaaaaataaataaaatattaaaagaatttgaggggtatttttatctttacttAGAATAGTCCCATGATATTAGAGCTAATACCTCCAAATGAaaagtattagtaatacatcctATAATAACATGTTGGaggtataactaatccatggtTTAGTGATACATAGACTCAAATTTCTACCAAAcataatactaaataatatctTGCATAATCgataaactatttctttcttatgCAGCCTACCAAACGATTAgagaagaaattattttataatgaagtATCCTAATTGAGAATCAAAGAATAGTCCACAGTTTTACCAGGTCACAGATTCAGTAGGGTCATGTGTCTTGTTACGTGTCACAATACCTTTGCCTTTATTCCCTCAAAACTCGGGtgatatttttgagaaaagttAGCCATCTCAGCTACCTCCTCCCTCTACCCACTTCTGTATAAAAACTTTGACAAACCCTAAACCTAGCCCTTTCTCCTCTCTTAAACAAAGCTTCTCCAATGGCGCTTTCTTATACTCCTACATCTCTAGGCCTTACTTCCACTCAGAAACTCTGTAATATAAGAACTTCCCTTGTTGTTCGGTCTGTTTCCAAGGCTAGCCTTGGCTTTGGCTTCCGCACCGGCTTGGTTCCCTTGGCTCAACATAGTTTTAGGAATACAACGATTCTCCCTTTCGCAGCTTCACATGAGGAATCGGTGAGTGATATTCATTTAACTTGCAATTTCCTAAATGGAGttgtttcatttattattattttgttagtaAAAAATGAGGAGTTTTCAACTTCTCCATTGCTGTCGAAAGTAGAGGATTTATCTTCTATTAACTGTTTTTGAGATCAATAATTGTCAATGGTTTTTGAAGATTTTCTTATTAAGCATTTATCAATTGTTGTTTTCAGAGGTAAAAGGGtgcaaatttttcttatttttttgatgaacTTTTTGTGCTTAGCAGGTCATGTGTATCTGATCAACTTAGGCATTGGTCATGGACCAAAGTTTTTTATTACTCCCTCCTCTCATTTTGTATTATGATGTAGTATCAGGGGTGGAGAAGTTAGTttaatagagaaaatatcattaaaaaacacaaaaatatcacataaaaagtttaatattgTTAGAGTGTTCTCAAACATTGGGGTATCATATTATTCCAACTCCTAGTGGAAGTCTTTAATGCATATTCCCAATTGACACACGTGGGTGTTCAGGCCAGCTTGCGGCACTTTCACTATTCCACCAATACGTACTACCTCCCTGCATAAGTACTAGGTAACTTAGGCAAATGAGATTTGTTTTATCTCTGTTGAAATTTGAAATGTGGTCCCAGGGCTTACACCATAGGCTACTCCTTTTTGGTATACCTTTCATTCACCTTTTTATGTGGTtgaatatattcatataatttgaGGTCTAGAACATGGTCGCCAATTGCTAATTTCAGATTACATTACATACAAAATGCTGGGAGAAGCTTATAAAATGGGAATTACAAGTTATTGTTTCGTTTGCAAGCTTATACTTGCTTGTAGGCAGTTCAACGTCAAACCGAAAAAGTTGTACATAACCATTGTAGTATATATAGCACCTTCAAATATGTAAATTACATCTGAAAAAGATTGAGGGGTGAACTGCTGAATTCACATAGAAGTTTAGATGCTCTGACCCTCGAACCTCGAAGCCTGCCACTTCTTTTGGGATAGAGGTAGCATTATTTTATGTTACACCAACCTGATGTctttttttggtcaacttcttTACATTTCTTACCATTGTTTTGAATGAGTAGGCTGGTATAGACAGTTGAGAATAGAAAgaatatatctttattttatcgACACGCACACACATTTAGTTATTGTATAGAGAAAACAAGTGTGTTTTGAGAATTGAGCAGAGCTCAATATGCTATCCCCTTTGTTATTAAGTTGGCCTTCTCTCCTTTCTGGTCCTCCCCAAAAATCATTGACTGGTTTTCTtaaatggaaaatattttcttctccaAATATTGTAGTAGTATTAActgtttttacatttttcttgagaataataataaaacatgcTACATCAAGTTTGATATATAGAACAAACAAAACTAAactattaatgttttttttaatatatcaaacttGATGCGGCATGTGTTTGTATAACTATTCCACTTTCTTTACATCTCCAGCTATTTGTCCAAATACTTCCAAGCAAGCTTAATATGATAACCGATTccaatatttttctcttaaacTCAAGCCAATCAAATTAGGATTTTATTGAGGGAGTAGTAGTATGTTTAATCGGTGTGTCTGACTATGTTTGTTGATCTATATTGATCATTATGATGCTAGGCATAGTTCTTTCATGTTAATGAGTCAAAGGTTTCATATTTTCAGAAGCCTTCAGATGTTGAATTGGAGAAGGACAATAATGATCTTAAGGAGGAGGCTGAAGCGCAAGAAGAAGCCTGGAAACAGACCCTAGCTTCCTTCAAAGAACAAGCGATGAAGGTGCAAGCTGTGTCACAAGAAGCGTATGAGGTGTATTCCGATAAAGCTATGATCATTTTGAAAGAAACTTCtgagaaattaaaaattcaagcgGATAAGGCAAGAGAAGATTGGACTATAATTGCAAAGGAAATTAGTGAGGAGAGTAAAGAATATTTAACCACTGCTGCTGAGAACTCACCTGAACCAGTGAAGGATATTGTTGAAACATTTGTTTCCTCTGCAGATGAATTGAATGACGTGTCGAAAGTGCGAGACTTCTATGTGGGAATACCTTACGGTATGTAGAAGTTATCATTCCAAATGTGGTAGTAAGGGACTGTTCGACATgcagtttttaaattttgtctttataagttgtttcattattttatttgtgttaCTATTAGTTTTAAGTTCTTTGGAATGAAGCATGCAATGTCTTGAAGCCTTTAGCTTTTTCACTGCCTTGGTCATGCTCTGTAGGAACTCTTCTTTCTGCTGGTGGCTTTTTGTACTTCATGCTAAGTGGAAGCACTGCTGCCCTTAGATTTGGTGTTGTACTTGGAGGTGCTCTTTTGGCCTTAAGCATCTCAAGTTTACGATCATGGAGAAGTGGAGATTCGACTTCACTAGCTTTAAAGGGACAGGCAGGTTAGCATTTGAGAGACTatatatcctcatttactctccACTCCACATGTGCTCTTTCTAACACATATATGCAACTCTTACAAGAAGATTCTGATTTATTTGGTGCATCTTCAAtgtattagtttattattatcaatttcaGCAAGGGTGTCATTAATTGCTTGTGAATTTGGCATGTAATTGTCATATGGAAATGATGCCACTATGTAGGGAAGACGAGCAAACTTGCAATATCAGTAAAAGAAGCAGAGAATCTCAAGTGTTAGAGATCCCTTATTTGTCTTAAATGGCAAATGATCAATTATTGGAAGGAATCAGTTTCAAATTGAGTGGGATATATTAAGGATTGATATAGCTTTCCTAACTAGTTCAGGATTTAACCATAGCTGTTGTTGTACTGATATGCAAATTAGCCCTTAGTTCTATGTGCACAACTATTACTCTTGATCATAACccaaaaaaatagaacaatttCCTTTTATCTCAACGGAGCTTTCAaagtttttttctcttctcattGTGAGCTGGACCTTATTCCACTGCCAGCATGCTTGCAACATTTAAGGGTACACGCTGAGCATGTATAGGTTAGTTTAGGGATTTCATACGTTTATCCACTCTGTAATTTTCCATTCTTACAGTTGTCCTGGTTGGGGAAAATTTACTTTTGGATAAGTTAACAATGTCGATCCACTCCTCCCtcttttatttgtgattttaatGTTAGAGTTTGTTTCTCATATTTCAAATTCTGTATTGATCAGTGCAACATTGCTTTACCTGTTATGTGCTTTCTCTTTTTGCAGCCATTGCTACCATCTTATTTGTCAGAGAATTTCGCTTGATGTTGCAGGTAcgacttctttttctttccccCTCCCTTTCTCTATAGAGTCCTTATCCAGttcattcaataattttttaggcAATGATTTCTGACAACTTATTTCTCTTGCCTTGCAGAAACcgtttattttcaattttattacagCCACCATCAGGTTTGATATTTCTAACCCCCAGCATACCTTTTTAATGATACACTCTGTCAAGAAATTTTTTGCGGTCATGTTGTATATGAAATGTTATTTGTCACTCCTTCCATCCCCATTTATGTAATGCAACTTTGACCGGACGCGGAGTTTTAGAACAAAAGAAAGACTTTTGGAGCTTGTGCTATAAAACAAGCAGTAGAAATTTGTTATAAATTAACTCATCAAGGGTAAGATGAGAAGTGTAAAGTTAAATTGTTCGTAAATGTAGAAATGTATCTTTCTTTTTGGATAGAAAGGAAGTGcatcacataaattgggacaatAGCATCAACATACCTACTggaatcccacaagtggggatcacataaaatgggacaaTAACATCAACATACCTACTggaatcccacaagtggggatcacataaaatgggacaaaAGGagcgttttttttttaaatgatttttcctTGTTCAAGTGAAAAGGTTGATTTTTCTCTTAATAGGAAAAAACCTTGTCTTCTGCTGTCGCTCTCTATCTTCCTGGTGTAACTTTTTGCTTTCTTGCTTTAGCTTTCTCTTAAGTTACTTCCATACATATGTTTTCTAGCTTGAGATTGAGCTGTAGTCTTTATTGTATCCCATGAGTAAGTGATGTAGCTATGGCTTTTTGAAATAATGCATAATGTTCCCTAGCATTGTAGATTGTTGTATCTCAGGTGCTCACATTACTGCTGTTATTGGCTTTTGCTGTGTGTAGTGGAGGGGTGGCAGCATTCTATGCTTATAGGATCTTAATGGATGGTGAGCAGACAAAGGGTTCAAACTCGGCAGCACAGACAGATAGTTAAAGCTAATTCTAGGTAATGTTAATGTACTTGGGCATGTTCTGTAGCAACTTGTCGAATATTTTCTTTGACTTTGTTAGGAGCCGAGAAACTTTCCTAACTTTAATTCTATAAACTTTCAAACTCAACACGGAAATAAGAGCAACACTTCAACTGTTATTTACCGTCTCCaacaaataatataagttttacAAATAGAGAAATAACTTCAATACATCTAACAACCAAATGTATTTAGGGATATCTTAACCACTAAATCTGCCAGAGAAAATCCTACAGGTAAACTGTTCGTCTTCCCTTCTTCCTAGTGCCATATAACACAAGTTAACTGCCTAAGCGTCTACTAACTGCTAGGTaactactaaaaataaataaaaatcatcatcatcatcataactataataaaataaataaataaattaaacagtTACAGTAAgacttattttatgttttaaccTCTTCTTCCTGTGGTTAATGGACCCTAGTAACAACAGGTTTAACATAATCTATCTTCTTGGAGTCTCTTGAATGCTTTTATAGATCTCTTCGACTTCCCAATCTATCTTCTTGGAGTCTCTTGAATGCTTTTATAGATCACTTCGACTTCCCAATCTATAGTTCCAGATAGGTAATTAGAATTGGCGTAGTTACAAAATCTAGTAATCATGCGACTTGTTTGTTTGTCATAACGTAATAACAATGTAATTTTAAGTGTACTATTTGGTTACACAAGTGTAATTgttcaattaaattatttttaaaataaaattgattgtttaAGCATTAAAGTTAATATGTGCCATTACATGATATTAAATTAGGTATTCAAGATACATAttgattcatattttaatttaaatagttataaaaattaaaagaacacATTCTGTAAGAACATCATTAGACGAGATGTTTgataaaacaattaatatttaaaaacataatgtCATAACATCAACCAATTGTAAGTGAAAAATGAACAACATGCAATgtgaaataacaaattaattgtACTAAAAGAAATCAATTGAGTTTTGagcatataacttaaattcaaagtccaaaaaaataaaaataaaattaacttaataCTCATATGTCAAATTTCAACATAATGTAAAATGAGTTTCAATATAACTCGgacaattaatatttaaaaacataatgtCATAACATCAACCAATTGTAAGTGAAAAATGAACAACATGCAATgtgaaataacaaattaattgtACTAAAAGAAATCAATTGAGTTTTGagcatataacttaaattcaaagtccaaaaaaataaaaataaaattaacttaataCTCATATGTCAAATTTCAACATAATGTAAAATGAGTTTCAATATAACTCggtaaatataaaagaaaagaaaaacattagTATATAGCCTCATTCAACAACAAAGTTCTACTTTTCAgtcataatattatataatattccACGTTTGTTAAAGACCAATTCTTTAGTTCCAAAAACTAGAGTAATAATGCAGTTACGctaaaagatgaaaagaaaaaagtaggACGAATGACTAGAGAAATAAACTGTTGGGAGATGAGAAGAAaggaaatgaaacaaaaaaataaatttaaaagaagtaatagaaataagaaaagaaattaaaaattaagataatgatgaaagaaattaaaaagtgGCCTTATCATTACACTGAATTAGAGAGTGTAATTACCCATCCCATCCCAATTACACTCAAATCCAAAAGCCAGACGATGCAATTACGCTGAAATTCAGTACCTGGTAGCTTGCTTTCCACTTTCGCTCTCTAATTGCTTATTATTCTTGCTTCTTGAACGGTCCAGGCAAGAAACTCATGTTGGAGGGAATTCAAGTTCCACATCAATCAATCTCAATCTGGTAGATAATTGCCCAATGTATGTGCTTTGAATCTGCGTCTTAGAATAATAGATCTGCTGGACAAGGATAAGACTTTTCCGTGCGCCTCTAAATGTTGCAACTAGAGTGTTTGTGCATTATTTCCCGGTACTAAAAAGTAGTGAGTTATTAAGATCTTGCAGGCAAGAACTGAGCAGCAGGGGATTCTGCAACATTTTAAGACAGACGACTATTAGAGGAAGATTTGCTTCTTTCAGTACGTTGGTTAATGTATTGTATCTTTGTTTTAAGATATGATGATGGCATTTCTGCATCAGTTATCATTTCGGGGAAACAACTGTCTGAATTTCAAATTGGCTTCAGCTGgagttttcttcttcttctcgcGCAAATCAACATTAGAACGATTGACTAACAATACTAATCATAACTGCTATGTTTCGTGATTATGATGCTATTACAATCGTCGTATTTTTAACTCTTAGGTAGCACAGATCTTCACtccatatataaaattattcagTATGGTCTTATGTTAGTAGGCTCTATATAAATTTCCTTTCTAACAATTCTTTGGCACTTTAAATGAGTGGATTGAGCTGAACGGTAAGTTAATCTGAATAAGTGTCATTGGTCTGTTCAAAGTTACTTTAGTTTGAAATGGGCTAAAAATGGGATCATAACTTAACTCAGTACAATTATTACTACAAAGTTtaacattttttgttttgataaaatttgtTCTAATATTTAATACTCTCTCCGTTCTATTTTATGTTACTCCCTTCGTCTGGTAtttgtttgtcatgatttctatttttagagtaaaactataaaaatttagattaacaTTTTAACacgtattttttcatcatattaatatacaaaaaaactgtaatttatagtacttttttatatagttttagaatatgtaatttttttgattaaaatatcgaattgatttgattcaatttaacttttgaaaattagtcaaattgactttcgataagcgcaaTATGACAAACAATTTCGAGTGGAGAGAGTATttctttctataaatagttggaTCAAAATActtgtcattttataaaatttatgcataaattaacATATTTTGCCTACTATATCTTTGCTAATTGATTTTCTCATTTATTAATAAAGTtaacttaagaaaatattaaataagggTAGAAGGGTAAAGTTTCGTCATTTTCTAATGCAATTAATTTCAAAGTAAActgggacagagggagtaaaatgtttttcttatattaaggTTTAATAAAACATgccaaataaaaaaagattattttaaaaatatttagacgattttcatgtATCAGCTCTATACTTAAATGGGTTGAATTAAGCGCTAGTTAAAATCAATGCATTGACTGCCCCTATTTCTGGGCTAGTCTTTGATTTGTGCTCCATACATCAGCCgtatttagtttttgtttctatttttcatttaataaaaataaattatgcaaAATAGCGTTTACAATGACTTCATTTCACCAGGTAATCTTTTTAGGGAATATTTGTAGTGGGTGTAAGTTCAATTAAAAATGGGTATGAATTCCGAAATTGATTTGTAGTTTggtttcaattttttgaaaaaaacttaaTCTCTGATTTGGTGTaaagttttatttgtttttattaagattAAGCTGTCTAAATTTGAATGCACATCTAAACATTAAGATGCATTAAGATTTTGAAGTCTGAATCCAAATGCATATTTGAATATCACATTAAGATTTGGAGATTTgaatctgaatattaagatgttgcattaaaatttgaatactaaATATAGTTAGGATTGATTGCCTTTTCAATGTctgatatataaattttgtctctttttaaaaataataaatataaattttaaataaaatactaatttatatatatatatatatatatatatatatatatatatatatatatatatatatatatatatatatatatatatatatatatatatatatatatatatatatatatatattgttataaaactatagaataagaagaagaaactagagagaaaagaagagaagacttgttatttttcttgatgaattaatttaCAATTAAGAGGAACACTCTATTTATATGTGAAATCTAACTTGATCTCCAAGTAGGAGGACTCTTTAATCATATCctaaaaaggactccacatgatacacattcactataatacaaatactttataacactccccctgaATGTCTAATTCATAGATGATGTGCCTCGTcaaaaaccttactaaaaaaaactttaagaaatgaaaaacctagtaaaggaaaagagtacacatatctattaATACGCATCTAggctgcctcattaaaaaccttacaaggaaaacccagtgggacaaaacctcgtaagggaaaaagagtacaacgcgtattaactccccctaatgagaacatcaatccagagacttgaatcttcgcattccaagcttgtgcaccttcttcttgaaaattgtagttggtagagacttggtgaatagaTCAGCCATATTGTCACTTGAACGAATCTGTTGCGCATTTATATCACCATTCTTTCGAAGTTCATGTGTATAGAAAAGCTTCGGTGAAATGTACTTTGTTCTATCTCCTTTCATGAATCCTCCCTTAAGTTGTGCTATGCATGCTgcattatcttcatataaaGTGGTGGGTACTTTATCACATTTCAAACCACATCTCTCTCGAATGAGATGTATCATAGACCTTAACCACACACATTCTCTATTTGCTTCatgaataactattatttcagCATGATTAGATGAAGTGACTACGATGGACTGCTTTGTAGATCTCCAAGATATGGCAG
Coding sequences within it:
- the LOC101261442 gene encoding protein FATTY ACID EXPORT 3, chloroplastic; this encodes MALSYTPTSLGLTSTQKLCNIRTSLVVRSVSKASLGFGFRTGLVPLAQHSFRNTTILPFAASHEESKPSDVELEKDNNDLKEEAEAQEEAWKQTLASFKEQAMKVQAVSQEAYEVYSDKAMIILKETSEKLKIQADKAREDWTIIAKEISEESKEYLTTAAENSPEPVKDIVETFVSSADELNDVSKVRDFYVGIPYGTLLSAGGFLYFMLSGSTAALRFGVVLGGALLALSISSLRSWRSGDSTSLALKGQAAIATILFVREFRLMLQKPFIFNFITATISGGVAAFYAYRILMDGEQTKGSNSAAQTDS